The genomic interval ACAATAAGAAAACAGCTCTACAAACTATTGCCGTTTTGAACGATTTAGGAGGATTAACTGCTAATAAGGAGAATTGTATCGCTGGATTGTCGAAGGTCGTTCAAAACACAGGTTTATTAGGCAGATGGCAACAAATAGGCAGCAATCCAAAAACGATTTGCGACACCGCACATAATAAAGAAGGACTTTCGATAGTTTTCAACCAAATTCAGAAAGAGAATTTTAACAGCCTTCACATTGTTTTTGGAGTAGTTAACGACAAAAACCTAGAGGCAATACTTCCATTGCTTCCAAAAAACGCAAAATATTATTTTTCGAAACCCAATAATCTACGAGGCTTAGCAGTTGAAACCCTACATCAAAAAGCAACCGAAACAGGATTAAACGGACACTCATATAACTCAATTACAGAAGCTTACCAAGCCGCCAAAACAGCTGCAAAGCCTGATGATTTCATCTATATTGGCGGTAGTACTTTTGTGGTTGCAGAAATAATTTAAATATTTTTTCATTTTATAGTTGCACATTCAAAAAAGAGTCTTATATTTGCACTCGCAATCACAAAACGATAGCAACCTAGTAAAATAGGGCGATTAGCTCAGCTGGTTCAGAGCACCTCGTTTACACCGAGGGGGTCGGGGGTTCGAACCCCTCATCGCCCACAAAACTTCAACAGAAATGTTGGAGTTTTTTTTTGGACTAAATTGTACAAAAAAAAGCCATCTCAAATAAATGAAATGGCAAATTGTTATTACTACATAAAGAAATCTACAAAAGTTCCAGCGTTCGCTCCAAAGCCATACCCCTAGACCCTTTAATTAGCATCATACTATTTTGAAATTTTAAAATTTTAAATGATTCTGCAAAACTTTCAAAGTTTTGATAGAACTCAAAATTAGACTTCACAATCTTATTTTTAAAGAAAGCTTCACCAACAAAAAAACATCTCACATCGTCAGTAATAACAGTTGACTCAACAATAGCTTTATGCTCTTCTAAACTTTCGTCACCAAGCTCAAACATATCACCCAACACCATTACTTTATTTACATTTTCGAGTTGAACAAAGTTAACAATCGCAACCGCCATACTACTTGGATTCGCATTGTAAGCATCCAAAATGATTTGATTATTACCTTTGGTAAGCATTTGAGAACGATTATTCTCAGACACATAACCCTCTAAAGCTTCTTTTATAGCCAAATCGTCAACTTTAAAATACTTTCCTATTGTAAGCGCTGCGTTTATATTATTAGCATTATACAACCCAATCATGTGCGATTTGATTTCCACAGCATTAAAAGCTACTTCAACAAAAGGATTAGCTTTGACAGAAGATATATTAACATCAGCGCTGGTTTTTTGAATACTAAAAGAAAAAGATTTCAAATCCTTACTTTTCTCTACTTGAATAGAATCTTCTAGGTTTACAAAAGCAAGCCCATCAGCTTTATTAAGATATTGATACATTTCGCTTTTCCCTTTTATCACTCCTTCAACACCTCCAAAGCCTTCTAGATGTGCTTTTCCAAAATTGGTAATATAGCCATAATTAGGAGTTGCTAACTCACAAAGAAATTCAATTTCTTTTTGATGATTAGCACCCATTTCTACTATCCCTATTTCTGTATCTTTAGTAAAAGACAACAAAGTCAAAGGAACCCCAATATGATTATTCAAATTCCCTATCGTTGCTTTTGTATTAAACTTTTGCGCTAGTACTACTTGAATTAATTCTTTGGTGGTTGTTTTACCATTACTCCCTGTAAGAGCAACAATAGGTAGATTAAGGTATTCACGATGAAACTGAGCTAGTTTTTGCAAAGCCACTAAACTATCTTCAACCAAAATAGTTCTATTATCAATAAAACAAGAATTATCATCAATAATCACATAAGAAGCACCTTTCTTCAAAGCTTCTTTGGCAAAAGTATTAGCATCAAATCGCTCTCCCTTAATCGCCACGAACATAGAACCTTCTTCTATTTTACGCGTATCAATTGAAACCGATTTACATTTTAAAAACAAACTGTGAATAGCACTAATATTCATTTCAAATGGATTTTAAAAAATAAAAGCCCTAATCAAAGGGCTTTTATTTTAATATATTACTTTAAACTAATTTCTTGGCGACTTTCTTTTTTCAGACTTAGGCCCTACTTTAGACATTGCACATCTAAAACCAATGTAATCTGTAGCCATATCTTGTGGAAAATATCTTCTTTGAGCTGGATCCAACCAATACGCTCTATCTCTCCAAGATCCACCTTTATAAACTCTTACTTCATCATTTATAAGTGTGGTTCTTTTACTTGACTTATCATATCTTCTTACCATACTTCCTAAACTGTCAGTGGTAACATTATGTC from Flavobacterium ovatum carries:
- the murF gene encoding UDP-N-acetylmuramoyl-tripeptide--D-alanyl-D-alanine ligase, with translation MNISAIHSLFLKCKSVSIDTRKIEEGSMFVAIKGERFDANTFAKEALKKGASYVIIDDNSCFIDNRTILVEDSLVALQKLAQFHREYLNLPIVALTGSNGKTTTKELIQVVLAQKFNTKATIGNLNNHIGVPLTLLSFTKDTEIGIVEMGANHQKEIEFLCELATPNYGYITNFGKAHLEGFGGVEGVIKGKSEMYQYLNKADGLAFVNLEDSIQVEKSKDLKSFSFSIQKTSADVNISSVKANPFVEVAFNAVEIKSHMIGLYNANNINAALTIGKYFKVDDLAIKEALEGYVSENNRSQMLTKGNNQIILDAYNANPSSMAVAIVNFVQLENVNKVMVLGDMFELGDESLEEHKAIVESTVITDDVRCFFVGEAFFKNKIVKSNFEFYQNFESFAESFKILKFQNSMMLIKGSRGMALERTLELL